One region of Culex pipiens pallens isolate TS chromosome 2, TS_CPP_V2, whole genome shotgun sequence genomic DNA includes:
- the LOC120425969 gene encoding uncharacterized protein LOC120425969, translating to MYPKHFQTCCRLCLGTSKKQLEIFAVPELSEMLQTLYKLEITPMDDASTSICVDCYYEAKVSCNWLRVHRKLKQQSEENQAIFEKQLKVTEPIEKVFGINWKTNSLLKNHHSQQHQLRQELLNWDERIASAAENYPARCGLCPSVFPDARSLRHHNLNVHKIGLGQPSNPVTERHPMKRVHRSRSTRAMENYPVVAEPTGRATRRSKSIACPVELLQAISQPPACRTRSKSQDVDKLLAETATKDVPHRFFCDICGHGFASKYRVVRHKKKEHKTPDSVTHVQGSFNGL from the exons ATGTatccaaaacattttcaaacgtgCTGCCGTCTATGTCTGGGCACTTCCAAGAAGCAGCTGGAAATCTTCGCCGTTCCAGAACTATCGGAAATGCTTCAAACGCTGTACAAGTTGGAG ATTACTCCAATGGACGATGCCAGCACCAGCATCTGCGTCGACTGTTATTACGAGGCAAAGGTGTCCTGCAACTGGTTGCGAGTTCACCGGAAGCTGAAACAGCAGTCCGAGGAGAACCAGGCAATTTTCGAGAAGCAACTGAAGGTAACGGAACCGATCGAAAAGGTCTTCGGCATCAACTGGAAGACCAACAGCCTTCTGAAGAACCACCATAGCCAGCAGCATCAGTTACGACAGGAACTACTAAACTGGGATGAACGGATCGCTAGCGCAGCGGAAAATTATCCGGCGAGATGTGGACTCTGCCCCAGTGTGTTTCCGGACGCGAGATCCCTTCGTCATCACAACCTCAATGTCCACAAGATCGGTCTTGGTCAGCCGTCGAATCCCGTTACAGAGAGGCATCCGATGAAGAGGGTGCATCGCTCCCGGTCGACTCGAGCTATGGAGAATTACCCGGTCGTGGCGGAACCAACGGGGCGGGCCACAAGGCGTAGCAAATCGATTGCCTGCCCGGTGGAACTTCTGCAGGCAATAAGTCAGCCTCCGGCGTGCCGAACTCGTTCCAAGAGTCAAGATGTGGATAAGTTGCTGGCGGAAACAGCAACAAAAGACGTTCCACACAGGTTCTTTTGCGACATTTGCGGTCACGGATTCGCATCGAAGTATCGTGTCGTTCGACACAAGAAAAAAGAGCACAAAACTCCAGACTCCGTAACTCATGTACAAGGCAGTTTTAATGGGCTTTGA